Genomic segment of Shewanella sp. OMA3-2:
TCTTGTTCAAGCTATTCATTCTCCAGCCCATACCACCATTGCTGGAATTGAATTCATTAGCGGTAAAATTGCTGGTAAAGATGTCGTTGTCACACGTTCTGGTATTGGTAAAGTAGCGGCAAGTATTGCAACAACGCTATTAATTGAAAAGTTTTCAGTCAGTCATGTAGTTAACACCGGCTCTGCTGGTGGATTTGTTGATGACTTAGCCATTGGTGATATTGTGATTTCATCAGAAGTTCGCCATCACGATGTTGATGTGACGGCATTTGGTTATGAAATTGGTCAAATGGCACAGCAACCTGCGGCATTTATTCCTGATGCTGAATTAGTGAAAGCAGCGCAACAAGCGGTTTCATCTCTGGGCGAAGTCAAAGCGATTGAAGGGTTAATTTGTACTGGCGATAGCTTTATTTGCGACCCTGAGCGCACGAAAGTGATGCGAGCTAACTTTCCAACAATGGCGGCATGTGAAATGGAAGGCGCTGCTATTGCACAGGTGTGTCATCAATTTAACACTCCTTTTGTGATCATCCGCTCACTGTCTGATAATGCAAATAATGACTCACCGGTTGATTTTGACTCGTACATTATTAAAGCTGGGCAACATTCGGCCATGATGGTCATTGCACTGTTACAACAATTGTAATTTTACAGCTATTGTAATATTAAATATGATTAGCTTTTAACGGCATAAGCTTGCAACGGATATCCACATTAGTATGAACAATCTACTTTTGCAAAATGAGTTCATACAAGGCTGCTTAGTGCTAATAGCATCTATTGCTGCGGCGCAACTTGCACCACTGCCTAAGCACTGGCTTCCCTGGTTATGGTTTAGGTTATTAGCAAATCAATTAGCGGCTAAGGTTAATCACCTTAACCGCTCTGTTTCACAACAGATGACTGCGGGGATCTTAGCGACGCTATTGTTAGTTATCCCCATCACCACCATCACAGCTTTTTTTCTTGAACTTGCTGCCTATGGCTGGTTTTTTGACTTTCTAATACTGTACTGCAGCATTAGCGACTACCAATTCACTCATCAAGCAAAGCGTATTCAAGCGGCGCTAGAAAAAGGCAAC
This window contains:
- a CDS encoding 5'-methylthioadenosine/adenosylhomocysteine nucleosidase; this translates as MKIGIIGAMEPEVVHLVQAIHSPAHTTIAGIEFISGKIAGKDVVVTRSGIGKVAASIATTLLIEKFSVSHVVNTGSAGGFVDDLAIGDIVISSEVRHHDVDVTAFGYEIGQMAQQPAAFIPDAELVKAAQQAVSSLGEVKAIEGLICTGDSFICDPERTKVMRANFPTMAACEMEGAAIAQVCHQFNTPFVIIRSLSDNANNDSPVDFDSYIIKAGQHSAMMVIALLQQL